In the Nymphalis io chromosome 2, ilAglIoxx1.1, whole genome shotgun sequence genome, one interval contains:
- the LOC126777907 gene encoding lethal(2)neighbour of Tid protein, which translates to MGSRIRLQESNHEKMFSWNYLKGLVVNPAQLPFMAFLIIVAEFILNVLIVEKVPYTEIDWKAYMQECEGFLNGTLDYSKLRGDTGPLVYPAGFVYIYSIFYFLTNKGQNIKLAQHLFIMVYLLLLSFVLRIYIKTKKVPPYVLVITILTSYRIHSIHILRMFNDPVAVLFLYISMNFFLDSKWYLGSIFYSLAVSIKMNILLYAPALFFFYLVNLGLKHTIIQLFVCGIIQLALGLPFLIVNPMAYIKGSFDLGRVFNHTWTVNYRFLDTKLFESVYFHLTLLSVHIMLLIICVPMCIKYFQSYCRLKFVQKQVQPQIEAKNKERRSKLKKDIKMKINSNIDKEEKLSKEQEQFINSFEMMLQKSSQKSGDKISKKIVNNENDMAYSINFDILSQLFVLPMFLVNFIGIVCARSLHYQFYSWYFHTLPYLLWSTNYTIIIRFLILALIEFCWNTYPSTDITSAMLHICHISILYGVCKKMSAELKIASKIK; encoded by the coding sequence ATGGGCAGCCGAATTAGATTACAAGAGAGTAACcatgaaaaaatgttttcatggAATTATTTAAAAGGATTAGTGGTGAATCCGGCTCAACTCCCTTTTATGGCTTTTCTTATAATAGTTGCCGAGTTTATCCTCAATGTATTGATAGTAGAAAAAGTGCCGTATACAGAAATAGATTGGAAAGCGTATATGCAAGAGTGCGAAGGATTTTTAAATGGAACACTTGATTACAGCAAACTTCGAGGAGATACTGGACCTTTAGTATATCCAGCAGGTTTCgtgtatatatattctatattttattttcttacaaataaaggtcaaaatataaaattagccCAACACCTTTTTATTATGGTCTATCTTTTATTACTAAGTTTTGttcttagaatttatattaaaactaaaaaggtGCCTCCATATGTTCttgttattacaatattaacttCATATAGAATCCATTCTATTCACATTCTACGTATGTTTAATGATCCAGTGGCTGTTCTTTTCCTATACATATCTATGAATTTCTTTCTTGATTCAAAATGGTACTTGGGtagtattttttacagtttagCAGTTTCAATAAAGATGAACATTCTTTTGTATGCTCctgctttatttttcttttatttagttaatcttGGACTTAAGCATaccattatacaattatttgtatGTGGTATAATACAATTAGCATTAGGATTGCCATTCTTAATAGTGAATCCAATGGCATATATCAAAGGTAGTTTTGACTTGGGCCGAGTATTTAATCACACGTGGACAGTTAACTATAGATTTTTAGACACTAAATTATTTGAAAGTGTCTATTTTCATCTGACATTGTTGTCTGTACATATTATGCTTTTGATAATATGTGTGCCCATGTGTATTAAATACTTTCAAAGTTATTGCCGTTTGAAATTTGTACAAAAACAAGTACAACCGCAAATAGAGGCAAAGAATAAGGAAAGAAGGTCTAAGTTGAAAAAagacattaaaatgaaaataaattcaaatattgatAAAGAAGAAAAACTTTCTAAGGAACaagaacaatttattaattcttttgaaATGATGCTACAAAAGTCTTCACAAAAAAGTGGCGATAAGATATCTAAGAAGATTGTTAATAATGAGAATGATATGGCTTACAGTATAAACTTTGACATTTTGTCACAATTGTTTGTCCTTCCGATGTTTCTAGTTAATTTTATAGGCATTGTATGTGCTCGTAGTTtacattatcaattttattcatGGTATTTCCATACCTTACCATATTTATTATGGTCTACTAATTACACTATAATTAtcagatttttaatattagctcTAATAGAATTTTGTTGGAACACTTATCCAAGTACTGATATAACTAGTGCAATGTTACATATATgtcatattagtatattatatggagtttgtaaaaaaatgtctgCAGAATTAAAAATAGCATCTAAGATAAAATGA